In Sulfolobales archaeon, a single window of DNA contains:
- a CDS encoding FKBP-type peptidyl-prolyl cis-trans isomerase, giving the protein MTFKEGDFLLVDYSVFVRDTNELIETTREEEAKERGIYREGEIYRPKLIIIGEGRVVKGFEEALINSEIGVDNEIVIEPLKAYGERDPDKVKIYSLRELARNNIIPEVGKVVEVGGSLGIVRSISGGRVVIDFNHPLAGKTLLVKYKIVKKIEDISEKIKQLIMRRFTKIPEDRIVIRVSEEEAKAEIDTPEEILFAEDLQIAKSVIAGDIFKHLPQIKHVVFIDHFFKKS; this is encoded by the coding sequence ATGACATTCAAAGAAGGGGATTTTCTACTAGTAGACTACTCGGTATTCGTAAGAGACACGAATGAGCTTATAGAGACAACTAGAGAGGAAGAGGCTAAGGAGAGAGGCATATATAGAGAGGGCGAGATCTATAGACCTAAGCTCATTATAATTGGCGAGGGTAGAGTGGTTAAAGGCTTCGAAGAAGCTCTGATAAACTCTGAAATAGGAGTTGATAACGAGATAGTCATAGAACCTCTCAAAGCATATGGAGAGAGAGATCCTGATAAGGTGAAGATTTATAGTCTAAGAGAACTTGCTAGAAACAACATAATTCCTGAGGTTGGAAAAGTAGTAGAGGTGGGAGGCTCTCTAGGAATTGTGAGGAGCATATCCGGAGGAAGAGTTGTGATAGATTTCAACCATCCGCTAGCGGGTAAGACTCTTCTCGTAAAATATAAGATAGTTAAAAAGATAGAGGATATCTCAGAAAAGATAAAACAACTCATAATGAGAAGATTCACGAAAATCCCTGAAGATAGAATAGTTATAAGAGTAAGTGAAGAAGAAGCAAAAGCAGAGATCGACACACCAGAAGAAATATTGTTTGCAGAAGATCTTCAGATAGCGAAGTCGGTTATCGCAGGAGACATATTCAAACATTTACCACAGATAAAACATGTTGTATTTATAGACCACTTCTTCAAGAAATCATGA
- a CDS encoding 50S ribosomal protein L40e, with protein sequence MPVSPELASIVIERSLKKKICRRCGAINPPTAIKCRRCKSYNLRPKNITPKRKI encoded by the coding sequence ATGCCTGTATCACCAGAGCTAGCTTCAATAGTTATAGAGAGAAGTCTTAAGAAGAAGATCTGTAGAAGATGTGGAGCTATAAATCCGCCTACAGCTATTAAGTGTAGAAGGTGTAAGAGTTATAACTTGAGACCTAAAAACATAACACCAAAAAGAAAGATCTGA